A genomic region of Metopolophium dirhodum isolate CAU chromosome 1, ASM1992520v1, whole genome shotgun sequence contains the following coding sequences:
- the LOC132934356 gene encoding uncharacterized protein LOC132934356, producing MASNFGKVTPNQEVRIKTEKDDAEINAMALKLKEIYRKNALAAARQMSASPAKVYTNKANRTVALIITSAIKNDNNTPKNNEEELLEHCEDIESRKFRFSWKSIAGFHVPYIIRLINGEYLKFVSTRMAETHLLSNYLHHLHSDIYTSCTSVNCHFITDPEAKLLNDINYNHTNCVYGKEIFFAGKDFIAPLEDVHEFYTFIEVCYKKLLCNITPDHNEVCGFIRINSESVVPYCIKNGQKYVPLFYFEGETENLINRAIKLENWNLSYLKFCCKVQGIRNELFASDSCTVARLNDIKKYFPPDTSFEEYWPAKVVDTYLLTNQKSTHVSSSCAWIRKPPEVVPPKNTISHTLPAPVIPQTTPVIMTTHQNGWPPNQMVNSYSTHAQPTSTTRAYSMVTDNQNMAAHCYNTFSMDSRGSTMSQSNISLNGIGHVLPPPLVHVGSTTPVIGQYLTTIYNPMTNSNVMSYSNQIRQVYSQRAINNSQPQQQLQQQQQQIITTHQTQQSYSGQPVYGRFTNTQQRNTLRNIGPIITTEIIDLSTPPSSPIPSPEPETFLRPNVGWELTRIPERTFLQGSSTSAAYKIQKTTLQGQTIHCINAKPYIYSDLMVTLEDLVQMMLPLCTIERCAHILKKYLKTTLFSGNSEQLAVLQDNGRLRSMYPEDTPMAMLQDIVKVFLQLRTLVSKSDDEIQQFYQYTGVLSKRQRTS from the exons agGTACGTATTAAAACTGAAAAGGACGATGCTGAAATCAATGCAATGGCTCTTAAATTGAaagaaatttatagaaaaaatgctTTAGCCGCAGCAAGACAAATGAGTGCTTCTCCGGCTAAGGTTTATACTAACAAAGCCAATAGAACAGTAGCTTTGATTATTACTTCAGCaatcaaaaatgataataatacaccaAAAAATAATGAAGAAGAATTACTTGAACATTGTGAAGATATAGAAAGTAGAAAAT TTAGATTTTCTTGGAAATCAATCGCAGGATTCCATGTACCGTACATCATACGCTTAATTAATGGtgaatatttaaagtttgtatccACACGGATGGCTGAAACTCACCTACTTAGCAATTATTTACATCATTTACATTCAGATATTTATACATCATGCACATCAGTAAATTGTCATTTTATCACTGATCCAGAAGCAAAGCTATTAAATGACATCAACTATAACCATACTAATTGTGTGTATGGAAAAGAAATATTCTTTGCAGGGAAAGATTTTATTGCTCCTTTAGAAGATGTTCATGAATTTTATACATTCATAGaagtatgttataaaaaattactgtgTAATATTACTCCAGATCACAACGAAGTATGCGGTTTTATACGTATTAACTCTGAGTCCGTTGTaccatattgtattaaaaacggCCAAAAATATGTTCCACTATTCTACTTTGAAGGAGAAACAGAAAACCTTATAAATCGAgctataaaattagaaaattggaaCTTGTCCTATCTCAAGTTCTGTTGTAAAGTTCAGGGTATCAGAAATGAGTTGTTTGCTAGTGACTCTTGCACAGTGGCCCGTCTTAATgatattaagaaatattttccACCAGATACAAGTTTTGAGGAATATTGGCCAGCTAAGGTGGTTGATACATATCTCCTAACTAATCAGAAGTCTACTCATGTCAGTTCATCCTGTGCCTGGATCAGAAAACCCCCTGAAGTAGTACCTCCTAAAAATACTATTTCTCACACTTTACCAGCACCAGTTATACCACAGACTACGCCAGTGATTATGACTACTCATCAAAACGGATGGCCACCAAATCAAATG GTTAATTCATATAGCACTCATGCCCAACCAACATCAACAACTCGTGCCTACTCTATGGTGACTGATAATCAAAATATGGCTGCCCACTGCTATAATACG TTTTCAATGGATTCACGGGGTTCAACAATGTCTCAAAGTAACATTTCATTAAACGGTATAGGGCATGTACTACCACCGCCTCTAGTTCATGTAGGCAGTACGACACCAGTAATTGG CCAATATTTGACAACTATATACAATCCAATGACCAATAGCAATGTGATGTCATACTCAAATCAAATTCGACAAGTATATAGTCAACGTGCTATTAATAATAGCCAACCCCAACAACAGttgcagcaacaacaacaacagataATTACTACTCATCAAACTCAACAGTCATACAGTGGCCAACCTGTGTATGGTCGTTTCACCAACACTCAACAGCGCAACACCTTGAGAAATATTGGGCCAATCATAACTACTGAAATCATTGACTTATCAACTCCACCATCAAGCCCCATTCCTTCACCTGAACCAGAGACTTTTCTCCGCCCTAATGTTGGATGGGAATTGACGAGAATACCTGAACGTACATTTCTACAGGGCTCATCAACTAGTGCTGCATACAAg atCCAAAAAACGACACTTCAAGGGCAAACAATCCATTGCATAAATGCCAAACCTTACATATATTCTGATTTGATGGTGACCTTAGAGGATCTAGTGCAGATGATGTTACCTTTGTGCACTATTGAGAGATGCGctcacattttgaaaaaatacttaaaaacgaCCCTATTCAGTGGAAATTC TGAACAGTTGGCAGTATTGCAAGATAACGGACGCCTCAGGTCAATGTACCCTGAAGACACACCAATGGCCATGCTGCAAGACATTGTGAAAGTGTTTTTGCAGTTAAGGACATTGGTGTCCAAGTCAGATGATGAAATACAGCAGTTTTATCAATATACTGGTGTGCTGTCAAAGAGACAACGTACCAGCTAA